A region of Streptomyces sp. NBC_01788 DNA encodes the following proteins:
- a CDS encoding thymidine kinase — translation MPELVFFSGTMDCGKSTLALQIEHNRSARGLVGMIFTRDDRAGEGKLSSRLGLVTDAVEVEDGVDLYGYLVDHLSQGRRADYVIADEAQFLAPEQIDQLARVVDDLEMDVYAFGITTDFRSKLFPGSQRLVELSDRVEVLQVEALCWCGARATHNARTVGGVMVVEGAQVFVGDVTRSMDEIGYEVLCRRHHRRRMTAASARAAALSPDVLPVTAD, via the coding sequence ATGCCAGAGCTGGTGTTCTTCTCCGGAACCATGGACTGCGGGAAGTCGACACTGGCTCTCCAGATCGAGCACAACCGCTCCGCGCGCGGCCTTGTGGGCATGATCTTCACCCGTGACGACCGGGCCGGCGAGGGCAAGCTGTCCTCACGCCTCGGTCTCGTGACGGACGCGGTGGAGGTCGAGGACGGCGTGGACCTGTACGGCTACCTCGTCGACCACCTCTCGCAGGGCCGCCGCGCCGACTACGTGATCGCGGACGAGGCGCAGTTCCTCGCGCCCGAGCAGATCGACCAGCTCGCGCGCGTGGTCGACGACCTGGAGATGGACGTCTACGCCTTCGGCATCACGACGGACTTCCGCTCCAAGCTGTTCCCCGGCTCCCAGCGCCTGGTCGAACTGTCCGACCGCGTCGAGGTCCTCCAGGTCGAGGCCCTGTGCTGGTGCGGCGCCCGCGCCACCCACAACGCCCGCACCGTGGGCGGCGTCATGGTGGTCGAGGGCGCCCAGGTGTTCGTCGGCGACGTGACCCGTTCCATGGACGAGATCGGCTACGAGGTCCTGTGCCGCCGCCACCACCGCCGCCGCATGACAGCCGCCTCGGCACGGGCGGCGGCACTGTCGCCGGACGTGCTGCCGGTGACCGCGGACTGA
- a CDS encoding sulfurtransferase, with translation MNAIISAPDLANALAGPRPPVLLDVRWQLSLAAAAGVAPFDGRAAHAAGHIPGAVFVDLDRELASAPGGNGRHPLPDLEVFGAAMRRAGVSADRPVVVHDGGQGWAAARAWWLLRWTGHPDVRFLDGGLVAWEGPLETAVPEPAEGDFVPRPGALPLLDADAAAALARSGVLFDARAGERYRGEVEPIDPVGGHIPGAVSAPTTENAGPDGKFLPAGELRARFAALGAAEGRGVGVYCGSGVSAAHEVLALAVAGIPAALYVGSWSEWSSDPSRPVAVGPDPQ, from the coding sequence ATGAACGCCATCATCTCCGCACCCGATCTCGCGAACGCCCTCGCGGGGCCGCGGCCGCCCGTGCTGCTCGACGTCCGCTGGCAGCTCAGCCTGGCCGCGGCGGCCGGCGTGGCGCCCTTCGACGGGCGCGCCGCCCACGCGGCGGGGCACATCCCCGGCGCCGTCTTCGTCGACCTGGACCGCGAACTGGCCTCGGCGCCGGGCGGAAACGGCCGCCATCCGCTACCCGACCTGGAGGTGTTCGGCGCCGCGATGCGCCGCGCCGGGGTGTCCGCGGACCGGCCGGTCGTCGTTCACGACGGCGGTCAGGGCTGGGCGGCGGCCCGCGCGTGGTGGCTGCTGCGCTGGACCGGGCACCCCGACGTGCGGTTCCTGGACGGGGGCCTCGTGGCCTGGGAGGGCCCCCTGGAGACCGCCGTGCCCGAGCCGGCCGAGGGCGACTTCGTGCCGAGGCCCGGCGCGCTGCCGCTCCTCGACGCCGACGCGGCCGCGGCGCTGGCCCGGTCCGGCGTGCTCTTCGACGCCCGCGCGGGGGAGCGGTACCGGGGCGAGGTGGAGCCGATCGACCCGGTGGGCGGCCACATCCCGGGCGCGGTGTCCGCGCCGACCACCGAGAACGCGGGCCCGGACGGGAAGTTCCTGCCGGCCGGGGAACTCCGGGCGCGGTTCGCGGCGTTGGGCGCGGCCGAGGGGCGCGGTGTCGGCGTCTACTGCGGCTCCGGCGTCTCCGCGGCGCACGAGGTGCTGGCGCTTGCCGTCGCCGGGATCCCGGCGGCCCTGTACGTCGGCTCGTGGTCCGAGTGGTCCTCGGATCCGTCCCGGCCGGTCGCGGTGGGGCCGGACCCGCAGTGA
- a CDS encoding DUF397 domain-containing protein: protein MNNAESSTVASGLTWFKSSYSGAEGGDCVEVATAAAVVHVRDSKTVAGPIVAVSRDAWAGLVGLASSEQRV, encoded by the coding sequence ATGAACAACGCTGAGTCCTCGACCGTCGCCTCCGGCCTCACCTGGTTCAAGAGCAGCTACAGCGGAGCCGAGGGCGGCGATTGTGTGGAGGTCGCAACGGCAGCGGCAGTTGTGCACGTCAGGGACTCCAAAACTGTCGCCGGACCCATCGTCGCGGTCTCGCGTGACGCGTGGGCGGGGTTGGTCGGGCTGGCCTCGTCGGAGCAGCGCGTCTGA
- a CDS encoding MFS transporter yields the protein MPSPYRALFAAPGSKGFSAAGFLGRLPLAMMGIGVVTMISQLTGRYGLAGALSATIALAAAVLGPQISRLVDRHGQRRVLRPATLVALTASAVLLCAAHFRWPDWVLFVCAAGIGSVPSLGAMVRARWAALYRGTPQLHTAYSFESVVDEACFIFGPIVSIGLSTVWFPEAGPLLASCFLAVGVFWLTAQRATEPAPHPREHHVGGSALRARGLQVLVSTFVATGTIFGAIDVVTVAFAEQQGHKSAASVVLALYAAGSCTAGVVFGLLRFAGPPARRWLLGICTMAVSMIPLLLVGNLPFLAVALFVAGLSVAPTMITTMALVEEHVPRSHLTEGMTWVSTGLAVGVALGSSVAGWVIDAAGARAGYGVPAVSGAVAVAVGFLGYRRLSRPAPRRGGFVEQHDEREERHMA from the coding sequence GTGCCCAGCCCGTACCGTGCCCTGTTCGCCGCTCCAGGCTCCAAGGGCTTCTCCGCCGCGGGGTTCCTCGGCCGGCTGCCGCTGGCGATGATGGGCATCGGCGTGGTCACGATGATCTCCCAGCTCACCGGGCGCTACGGACTCGCGGGCGCGCTGTCGGCCACCATCGCGCTGGCCGCCGCGGTCCTGGGCCCGCAGATATCCCGGCTGGTGGACCGGCACGGGCAGCGCCGGGTGCTGCGCCCCGCGACGCTCGTCGCGCTGACCGCCTCGGCGGTCCTGCTGTGCGCGGCGCACTTCCGGTGGCCGGACTGGGTGCTGTTCGTCTGCGCGGCCGGGATCGGCTCCGTGCCCAGCCTGGGCGCGATGGTCCGCGCGCGCTGGGCGGCCCTGTACCGGGGGACACCACAGCTGCACACCGCCTACTCGTTCGAGTCGGTGGTGGACGAGGCCTGCTTCATCTTCGGGCCGATCGTCTCCATCGGGCTGTCCACGGTCTGGTTCCCGGAGGCGGGGCCGCTGCTGGCCTCCTGCTTCCTGGCGGTGGGCGTGTTCTGGCTGACCGCCCAGCGCGCCACCGAGCCCGCGCCGCACCCGCGCGAGCACCACGTCGGCGGTTCCGCCCTGCGTGCGCGCGGGCTCCAGGTGCTCGTGTCGACCTTCGTGGCGACCGGGACGATCTTCGGGGCGATCGACGTGGTCACCGTCGCCTTCGCCGAGCAGCAGGGGCACAAGAGCGCCGCGAGCGTCGTGCTCGCCCTGTACGCGGCGGGCTCCTGCACGGCGGGCGTCGTCTTCGGCCTGCTGCGCTTCGCGGGACCGCCCGCCCGCCGCTGGCTGCTGGGCATCTGCACGATGGCCGTGAGTATGATCCCCCTCCTACTGGTCGGAAACCTGCCGTTTCTGGCCGTGGCGCTGTTCGTTGCGGGCCTGTCCGTCGCTCCCACAATGATCACGACGATGGCCCTCGTCGAAGAGCACGTACCACGCTCGCACCTGACCGAGGGCATGACCTGGGTGAGCACCGGGCTCGCGGTCGGGGTGGCGCTGGGCTCCTCGGTGGCCGGCTGGGTGATCGACGCGGCCGGGGCGCGGGCCGGGTACGGGGTTCCGGCGGTGTCCGGGGCCGTCGCGGTGGCGGTCGGTTTCCTCGGGTACCGCCGGCTCAGCAGGCCGGCTCCGCGTCGGGGAGGCTTCGTTGAGCAGCACGACGAGCGCGAAGAACGGCACATGGCGTAA
- a CDS encoding helix-turn-helix domain-containing protein, with translation MTERKGVEAGAEALAEERDGGGVGAAMGPGDGWENDDRAAGRRPEDEAGRGVVVAFGQTMKTLRVREGLEREEFGRRLGYSASTVASFEQGRRIPTPRTIERADEVLGAGGLLCLWKEQVERAQYPVFFQGMAVLEKEAVELLSYDTLVVKGLLQTEEYMRALLGMRRPPLDEEVIEQRVTARLARKEIFDRRPAPLLSFVMDESVLRRWYGGRDVLRGQLEQLLLIGQKPNVEIQVMPLRCEESAGVDGPFTVVTQKGGKKFAYAEAQGTSALQTDADQAALAAARYGIIRSQALTPRESLAFIEGLLGEL, from the coding sequence ATGACTGAGCGCAAGGGCGTGGAGGCGGGCGCCGAGGCGCTTGCGGAAGAGCGTGACGGCGGCGGTGTGGGGGCGGCCATGGGTCCCGGGGACGGCTGGGAGAACGACGACCGGGCCGCGGGGCGACGACCGGAGGACGAGGCGGGGCGGGGTGTCGTCGTCGCGTTCGGGCAGACCATGAAGACGCTGCGGGTGCGGGAGGGGCTGGAGCGCGAGGAGTTCGGACGGCGGCTCGGGTATTCGGCGTCCACGGTCGCTTCGTTCGAGCAGGGGCGGAGGATTCCGACGCCCAGGACGATCGAGCGCGCCGATGAGGTGCTGGGGGCGGGCGGGTTGCTGTGCCTGTGGAAGGAGCAGGTGGAGCGGGCTCAGTATCCGGTGTTCTTTCAGGGGATGGCGGTGCTGGAGAAGGAAGCCGTTGAGCTGCTTTCCTACGACACCCTCGTGGTCAAGGGGCTGCTCCAGACCGAGGAGTACATGAGGGCGCTGCTGGGCATGCGACGTCCGCCCCTGGACGAGGAGGTCATCGAGCAGCGGGTGACAGCTCGGCTGGCCCGGAAGGAGATCTTTGACCGACGGCCTGCCCCGCTACTGAGTTTCGTGATGGACGAGTCGGTGTTGCGTCGCTGGTACGGCGGCAGGGACGTGCTGCGCGGGCAGTTGGAGCAACTCCTTTTGATCGGCCAGAAACCGAACGTAGAGATCCAGGTCATGCCGCTCCGCTGCGAGGAAAGTGCGGGTGTGGACGGGCCGTTCACGGTCGTCACGCAGAAGGGCGGCAAGAAGTTCGCGTACGCCGAGGCCCAGGGCACCAGCGCTCTTCAGACAGACGCGGATCAAGCGGCTCTCGCTGCCGCCCGTTATGGGATCATCCGATCACAGGCTCTCACTCCGAGAGAGTCACTGGCGTTCATCGAAGGGTTGCTGGGAGAGCTATGA
- a CDS encoding ferrochelatase, producing MPDVLDATPYDALLLLSFGGPEGPDDVIPFLENVTRGRGIPTERLKEVGEHYFRFGGVSPINAQNRALLDALRKDFADHGLDLPVYWGNRNWAPYLTDTLRDMVGDGRRRILVLATSAYASYSGCRQYRENLADSLAALEAEGLDLPKVDKLRHYFNHPGFLQPMIDGVLESLAGLPEDVRDGAHIAFCTHSIPVSAADTSGPVAGHGDGGAYVRQHLDVAQLIADEVRERTGVDHPWQLVYQSRSGAPHIPWLEPDICDHLEERHAAGAPAVVMAPIGFVSDHMEVMYDLDTEATAKAAELGLPVGRSATVGADPRFAAAIRDLIMERAATERGQRVTPCALGALGANHNLCPVGCCPARTPRPAAAGADSLYA from the coding sequence ATGCCTGACGTGCTCGACGCCACCCCGTACGACGCCCTGCTCCTGCTCTCGTTCGGCGGCCCCGAGGGGCCGGACGACGTGATCCCGTTCCTGGAGAACGTGACGCGCGGGCGAGGCATCCCCACCGAGCGCCTGAAGGAAGTGGGCGAACACTACTTCCGGTTCGGCGGGGTCAGCCCGATCAACGCCCAGAACCGCGCCCTGCTCGACGCCCTGCGCAAGGACTTCGCCGACCACGGCCTCGATCTGCCGGTCTACTGGGGCAACCGCAACTGGGCCCCCTACCTGACGGACACCCTGCGGGACATGGTCGGCGACGGCCGCCGCCGCATCCTGGTCCTGGCCACCAGCGCCTACGCCTCCTACTCCGGCTGCCGCCAGTACCGCGAGAACCTCGCGGACTCCCTCGCCGCCCTGGAGGCCGAGGGCCTGGACCTGCCGAAGGTCGACAAGCTGCGGCACTACTTCAACCACCCCGGCTTCCTCCAGCCCATGATCGACGGCGTGCTCGAATCGCTCGCCGGCCTTCCCGAGGACGTCCGCGACGGCGCGCACATCGCCTTCTGCACCCACTCGATCCCGGTCTCCGCCGCGGACACCTCCGGCCCGGTCGCGGGCCACGGCGACGGCGGGGCGTACGTCCGCCAGCACCTGGACGTGGCGCAACTGATCGCCGACGAGGTCCGCGAGCGCACCGGCGTCGACCACCCCTGGCAGCTCGTCTACCAGTCGCGCTCCGGTGCCCCGCACATCCCGTGGCTGGAGCCCGACATCTGCGACCACCTCGAGGAGCGGCACGCCGCCGGGGCCCCGGCCGTGGTCATGGCGCCCATCGGCTTCGTCTCCGACCACATGGAGGTCATGTACGACCTCGACACCGAGGCCACGGCCAAGGCCGCGGAACTGGGCCTTCCGGTGGGCCGCTCCGCCACCGTGGGCGCCGACCCGCGGTTCGCCGCCGCCATCCGCGACCTGATCATGGAGCGGGCCGCCACCGAGCGCGGACAGCGGGTCACGCCGTGCGCCCTGGGCGCGCTCGGCGCGAACCACAACCTGTGCCCGGTGGGCTGCTGCCCGGCCCGTACGCCCCGGCCGGCCGCCGCGGGCGCCGACAGTCTTTACGCGTGA
- a CDS encoding D-arabinono-1,4-lactone oxidase, producing the protein MSSTTSAKNGTWRNWGGNVAARPGREVTPATVADVAAAVRRAAEDGLRVKAVGTGHSFTSIAATDGVMIRPRLLTGIRGIDREAMTVTVEAGTPLKRLNVALAREGLSLTNMGDIMEQTVSGATSTGTHGTGRDSASIAAQIKGLELVTADGSVLTCSATENPEVFAAARVGLGALGIVTALTFAVEPLFLLTAREEPMSLDRVLAEFDQLWAENEHFEFYWFPHTGSTNTKRNNRSAGPEQPVGRVAGWFEDEFLSNGVFQVANWVGRAAPATIPSIARVSSRALSARTYTDIAYKVFTSPRRVRFVEMEYAVPREALADALRELKAMVDRSGLRVSFPVEVRTAPADDITLSTASGRDSGYIAVHMFRGTPYQRYFTAAESIFTAYEGRPHWGKLHTRDAGQLAAVHPRFGEFTALRDRLDPQRLFQNDYLRRVLGP; encoded by the coding sequence TTGAGCAGCACGACGAGCGCGAAGAACGGCACATGGCGTAACTGGGGCGGCAACGTCGCCGCGCGTCCCGGGCGGGAGGTCACTCCGGCCACGGTGGCGGACGTCGCCGCCGCCGTGCGGAGGGCCGCCGAGGACGGACTGCGGGTCAAGGCCGTCGGCACCGGCCACTCCTTCACGAGCATCGCCGCGACGGACGGCGTGATGATCCGCCCGCGGTTGCTGACCGGCATACGCGGGATCGACCGTGAGGCCATGACGGTCACGGTCGAGGCCGGCACTCCGCTCAAGCGGCTCAACGTCGCTCTCGCGCGGGAGGGCCTCTCGCTCACCAACATGGGCGACATCATGGAGCAGACGGTGTCCGGGGCGACCAGCACCGGCACCCATGGCACGGGCCGCGATTCCGCGTCGATCGCCGCCCAGATCAAGGGCCTTGAACTGGTCACCGCGGACGGCTCGGTGCTCACCTGCTCCGCGACGGAGAACCCGGAGGTCTTCGCCGCCGCCCGCGTCGGCCTGGGCGCGCTGGGGATCGTCACGGCCCTCACGTTCGCGGTGGAGCCGCTCTTCCTGCTCACCGCCCGCGAGGAACCGATGAGCCTGGATCGGGTGCTCGCGGAGTTCGACCAACTCTGGGCGGAGAACGAGCACTTCGAGTTCTACTGGTTCCCGCACACCGGCAGCACCAACACCAAGCGCAACAACCGCAGCGCCGGCCCCGAGCAGCCGGTGGGGCGGGTGGCCGGCTGGTTCGAGGACGAGTTCCTCTCCAACGGTGTCTTCCAGGTGGCCAACTGGGTCGGTCGCGCGGCGCCCGCCACCATTCCGTCGATCGCCCGGGTCTCCAGCCGCGCGCTGTCCGCGCGGACGTACACCGACATCGCCTACAAGGTCTTCACCTCGCCGCGCCGGGTGCGTTTCGTGGAGATGGAGTACGCCGTGCCGCGCGAGGCCCTGGCCGACGCGCTGCGCGAGCTGAAGGCGATGGTCGACCGCTCCGGACTGCGGGTGAGCTTCCCGGTGGAGGTGCGCACCGCGCCCGCCGACGACATCACCCTGTCCACCGCCTCGGGACGGGACAGCGGGTACATCGCGGTCCACATGTTCCGGGGCACCCCCTACCAGCGGTACTTCACGGCCGCGGAAAGCATCTTCACCGCGTACGAGGGCCGGCCGCACTGGGGCAAGCTCCACACCAGGGACGCCGGCCAACTCGCCGCGGTCCACCCGCGCTTCGGGGAGTTCACGGCGCTGCGGGACCGGCTGGATCCCCAGCGGCTGTTCCAGAACGACTACTTGCGGAGGGTGCTGGGGCCGTAG
- a CDS encoding AAA family ATPase: protein MRKAVADLDELKGTAAADAHDRAELLQAALMHSDRHADDTACPVCGTEQVLDREWATRAEAQIAALLREAEAVREAEARLRSAIRALHNLVLPPREIPAVLAEPWEAWGDCRRIADPAELAERALRAAVTLADACAIVAGAAREELAAKDERWHAVVGLLAEWTKLSREAAAAKPRRTEVNAALTWLKKLTTEIRDLRVDAFAGHTQRIWERLRQQSSVDLTHVGLHGSERAAVRKLIMDVTVDDTEAPALGVMSQGELHSLALSLFLPRAATADSPFGFVVIDDPVQSMDPAKVDGLAQVLDELGRDRQVIVFTHDTRLPHAFRSQGLPVTVLKVERGEKSKVHVTSETDPVKETIDDAMALAHTKNCPETALRHVLPSLCREALTTAIVEAAWIRRSRTGRSAERLQAAIDATERLIPLASFALFDDGLVHPDEEVRSRLRSLYGDEGTTLIHQCQQGAHPGGFLPRDPVAFVRRVETLATRIRTPEVQA from the coding sequence TTGCGGAAGGCCGTCGCCGACCTCGACGAGCTGAAGGGCACCGCGGCCGCGGACGCCCACGACAGGGCCGAACTGCTCCAGGCTGCCCTGATGCACAGCGACCGCCACGCCGACGACACGGCATGCCCGGTCTGCGGCACGGAACAGGTCCTGGACCGGGAGTGGGCCACGCGCGCCGAGGCACAGATCGCCGCCCTCCTCCGCGAGGCCGAAGCCGTACGCGAGGCCGAGGCCCGCCTGCGGAGCGCGATCCGCGCACTGCACAACCTGGTCCTCCCACCGAGGGAGATCCCGGCCGTGCTCGCCGAGCCGTGGGAGGCCTGGGGCGACTGCCGGCGGATCGCCGACCCCGCCGAACTCGCCGAGCGCGCGCTCAGGGCGGCGGTGACGCTGGCGGACGCATGCGCGATCGTGGCCGGTGCGGCACGCGAGGAACTGGCGGCCAAGGACGAACGCTGGCACGCGGTCGTCGGCCTGCTCGCCGAGTGGACGAAGCTCTCCCGGGAGGCCGCGGCCGCCAAGCCTCGCAGGACCGAGGTCAACGCGGCCCTCACCTGGCTCAAGAAGCTCACGACCGAGATCCGCGACCTCCGCGTCGACGCCTTCGCCGGCCACACACAGCGCATCTGGGAGCGGCTGCGCCAGCAGAGCAGCGTCGACCTGACCCACGTGGGCCTGCACGGCAGCGAGAGGGCCGCCGTACGCAAGCTGATCATGGACGTCACCGTCGACGACACCGAGGCCCCCGCCCTGGGCGTCATGAGCCAGGGCGAGTTGCACTCGCTCGCGCTCTCCCTCTTCCTGCCCCGCGCCGCCACGGCCGACAGCCCCTTCGGGTTCGTCGTCATCGACGACCCCGTGCAGTCCATGGACCCGGCGAAGGTCGACGGCCTGGCCCAGGTCCTCGACGAACTCGGCCGCGACCGGCAGGTGATCGTCTTCACCCACGACACCCGGCTCCCGCACGCCTTCCGCAGCCAGGGCCTGCCGGTGACCGTGCTGAAGGTCGAGCGCGGCGAGAAGTCCAAGGTGCACGTCACCTCCGAGACCGACCCGGTCAAGGAGACCATCGACGACGCCATGGCCCTCGCCCATACCAAGAACTGTCCCGAGACGGCGCTGCGCCACGTTCTGCCGTCACTGTGCCGGGAGGCCCTGACGACGGCGATCGTCGAAGCGGCCTGGATCCGCCGGAGCCGTACCGGCCGGTCCGCCGAGCGCCTTCAGGCCGCCATCGACGCGACCGAGAGGCTCATCCCGCTCGCGTCCTTCGCGCTCTTCGACGACGGCCTCGTCCACCCCGACGAGGAGGTCCGAAGCCGGCTCCGCTCCCTTTACGGCGACGAGGGCACGACCCTGATCCACCAGTGCCAACAGGGCGCCCACCCCGGCGGGTTCCTTCCGCGGGACCCGGTCGCCTTCGTCAGGAGGGTCGAGACCCTCGCCACCCGGATCCGCACGCCGGAGGTGCAGGCCTGA
- a CDS encoding ATP-binding protein, whose protein sequence is MTTKPINPTDAAQPATIYAPLQADSPSPQPRTFEMRFTSTPRGARLARRLAAVRLDAWGIPYGTDPHDAIVLIVAELTANAVQHGHVPGRDFHLSLHATPDGRTIRVEVTDTRAERHPRRPTALEEADGADEAGRGLLLVSRLATCWDWHPRPDGPGKTVWAEYTLPSWPQG, encoded by the coding sequence GTGACGACGAAACCCATCAATCCCACCGACGCCGCCCAACCCGCCACCATTTACGCCCCTTTGCAGGCTGACTCACCCTCGCCCCAGCCCCGCACCTTCGAGATGCGCTTCACCTCCACACCCCGCGGAGCCCGTCTCGCCCGCCGCCTCGCGGCCGTCCGTCTGGATGCCTGGGGGATCCCGTACGGCACCGACCCGCACGACGCGATCGTGCTGATCGTCGCCGAGCTCACCGCGAACGCCGTACAACACGGCCATGTCCCCGGCCGGGACTTCCACCTCAGCCTCCACGCGACCCCCGACGGCCGCACGATCCGCGTCGAGGTCACCGACACCCGCGCCGAACGCCACCCCCGCCGCCCCACCGCCCTGGAGGAGGCCGACGGCGCCGACGAGGCCGGCCGCGGGCTGCTCCTCGTATCGCGGCTCGCGACCTGCTGGGACTGGCACCCACGCCCGGACGGCCCGGGAAAGACCGTTTGGGCGGAGTACACGCTGCCGTCCTGGCCCCAGGGGTGA
- the sepH gene encoding septation protein SepH, translating into MPELRVVAVSNDGTRLVLKAADSTEYTLPIDERLRAAVRGDRPRLGQIEIEVESHLRPRDIQARIRAGATAEEVAQLAGIPVDRVRRFEGPVLAERAFMAERARKTPVRRPGENSGPPLGETVQERLLLRGAEKDTAQWDSWRRDDGTWEVLLVYLVAGEPHSASWTYDPPRRLVQAVDDEARALIGESDDLGSPEPSFPFVPRIARLPRERSFDRDRDRPALPGQAPEPPEESVGERDTLTSLLEAVPSFRGDLVVPERAPEPVEEPEEDLVAEEPPAPAASAGSAYADVLMPRSVTSHRDRLTGATDRQAEADGVRPGRRAAVPSWDEIVFGTRRKKQE; encoded by the coding sequence ATGCCCGAACTGCGTGTCGTGGCCGTCTCCAATGACGGCACACGGCTGGTGCTCAAGGCTGCGGACAGCACGGAGTACACGCTTCCGATCGACGAACGGCTCCGCGCCGCCGTACGCGGCGACCGTCCCCGCCTCGGCCAGATCGAGATCGAGGTGGAGAGCCATCTCCGCCCCCGCGACATCCAGGCCCGGATACGAGCGGGCGCGACCGCGGAAGAGGTCGCCCAGCTCGCCGGCATCCCCGTCGACCGGGTACGGCGCTTCGAGGGCCCCGTGCTCGCCGAGCGCGCCTTCATGGCCGAGCGCGCCCGCAAGACCCCCGTCCGCCGCCCCGGCGAGAACTCCGGTCCGCCGCTCGGCGAGACCGTCCAGGAACGGCTGCTGCTGCGCGGCGCCGAGAAGGACACCGCCCAGTGGGACTCCTGGCGCCGCGACGACGGCACCTGGGAGGTCCTGCTGGTCTACCTGGTCGCGGGCGAACCCCACTCGGCGAGCTGGACGTACGACCCGCCGCGGCGCCTGGTGCAGGCCGTCGACGACGAGGCCCGCGCCCTGATCGGCGAGTCCGACGACCTCGGCTCCCCGGAGCCCAGCTTTCCGTTCGTGCCGCGCATCGCGCGTCTGCCGCGCGAGCGCTCCTTCGACCGGGACCGCGACCGTCCGGCACTGCCGGGGCAGGCGCCCGAACCCCCCGAGGAGAGCGTCGGCGAGCGGGACACCCTGACCAGCCTGCTGGAGGCGGTGCCGAGCTTCCGCGGCGACCTGGTGGTGCCCGAGCGCGCGCCGGAACCCGTGGAGGAGCCCGAGGAGGACCTGGTCGCCGAGGAGCCCCCGGCCCCCGCGGCCTCGGCCGGCTCCGCCTACGCGGACGTCCTCATGCCGCGCTCCGTCACCAGCCACCGCGACCGCCTCACCGGCGCCACCGACCGGCAGGCCGAGGCGGACGGGGTCCGGCCCGGCCGCCGGGCCGCCGTGCCGAGCTGGGACGAGATCGTGTTCGGCACGCGCCGCAAGAAGCAGGAGTAA
- a CDS encoding VOC family protein translates to MTEAPEPGVPNGRAPARNRPGTPCRVSLMVHGMAAAQAFYGDLFGWEFQPGPSRSVPCARALLNGHEVGGIGQLPPGRRLPAAWTPYLASDDVDLTAETVRLCGGTIGVGPLDAGGIGRLTIGSDPWGAVFGLLRALPHPGTEIAGLPGTPVWLELLTYESAGAATFYTRLFGYERKPDGSADVDRVTLHLDGRPVAGVHGVGRSLPPDRGPHWMTYFEVPDTDESTERLLSLGGRVLTPSRDTTQGRVATVTDPEGARFTLIRSAR, encoded by the coding sequence ATGACCGAGGCACCTGAGCCGGGCGTCCCGAACGGCCGGGCACCCGCCCGGAACAGACCGGGCACACCGTGCCGGGTGAGCCTGATGGTGCACGGAATGGCCGCCGCGCAGGCCTTCTACGGGGACCTCTTCGGCTGGGAGTTCCAGCCCGGTCCGAGCCGGTCGGTCCCCTGCGCGCGGGCCCTGCTGAACGGCCACGAGGTGGGCGGCATCGGGCAACTGCCGCCCGGCCGGCGCCTGCCCGCGGCGTGGACGCCGTATCTCGCCTCGGACGACGTGGACCTGACGGCGGAAACGGTACGGCTGTGCGGCGGCACGATCGGGGTGGGCCCGTTGGACGCGGGCGGCATCGGACGGCTGACGATCGGCTCCGACCCGTGGGGCGCGGTTTTCGGCCTTTTACGGGCCCTGCCGCATCCGGGTACGGAGATCGCCGGGCTGCCCGGCACCCCGGTGTGGCTCGAGCTGCTGACCTACGAGAGCGCGGGCGCCGCCACCTTCTACACCAGGCTGTTCGGCTACGAACGGAAGCCGGACGGCTCCGCCGACGTCGACCGCGTGACCCTGCACCTCGACGGCCGTCCGGTCGCCGGAGTCCACGGGGTGGGCCGGTCCCTGCCCCCCGACCGGGGCCCGCACTGGATGACGTACTTCGAGGTCCCCGACACCGACGAGTCGACCGAACGCCTTCTCTCTCTGGGCGGCCGGGTCCTCACCCCCTCCCGGGACACCACCCAGGGCCGCGTGGCCACGGTGACGGATCCGGAGGGGGCCCGGTTCACCCTGATCCGGAGCGCGCGTTGA